One genomic region from Desulfobaccales bacterium encodes:
- a CDS encoding DUF5681 domain-containing protein, whose amino-acid sequence MFKPGKSGNPKGKAKGTLHKATRAALALLEGDLEAITEKLVEKAKEGDLMAVKLILDKLIPNARERRLSIKLPQVEGAANLPAVLEAVASGDLTPGEGQTITAMLETYRKSVELNEIEARLKALEGKK is encoded by the coding sequence ATGTTTAAACCTGGAAAATCCGGCAATCCCAAGGGGAAAGCTAAGGGCACGTTACACAAGGCGACACGGGCAGCCCTGGCACTACTGGAAGGAGACTTGGAGGCCATTACCGAGAAGTTGGTGGAGAAGGCAAAAGAGGGCGACCTGATGGCCGTCAAGCTGATTCTGGATAAACTCATTCCGAACGCCAGGGAGCGGCGGCTGTCCATAAAGTTACCCCAGGTGGAGGGAGCAGCTAATCTTCCGGCGGTGCTGGAAGCGGTAGCCAGCGGGGACCTGACCCCCGGTGAAGGGCAGACCATCACGGCTATGCTGGAAACCTATCGGAAATCAGTTGAACTCAACGAAATCGAGGCCAGGTTGAAGGCCTTGGAGGGCAAGAAATGA
- a CDS encoding DEAD/DEAH box helicase — translation MTTTVTVTSRIELTGIPERVRDTIEARLTFPNPAYEDAEKRGYSTWNIAPEIKGYSLDGNVLTMPRGFTRQLVGILKSAGVQYRIEDHRRTLPEVDFTFHGQLKDFQKEAVEQMFNRDFGTLAAPTGSGKTVMALAMIARRRQPALVVCHTKELQEQWISRIETFLGIPANEIGRIGGGKNQVGGKITVALVQSLYKVATNVASHFGHLVIDECHRAPSRTFTECVTTFDSKFMTGLSATPWRRDKLSRLIFWSLGDLVHEVDKAALVEAGHVLQADVVWRETDFRPFHDASAEYSKMLSELTQDPGRNALIASDVAKEVGNGGGVCLVLTDRKAHCETLAGVLVARGIAATVLTGDMPTKERQAVVEALNAGHVKVLVATGQLIGEGFDCRELSTLFLATPIKFNGRLLQYLGRVLRPAPGKDKAKVYDYADPVGVLECAARSRQRVYQAQERAA, via the coding sequence ATGACCACTACCGTCACCGTCACCAGCCGCATTGAACTCACCGGCATACCCGAACGGGTTAGGGATACCATCGAGGCCAGGCTCACCTTCCCGAACCCAGCTTATGAGGACGCAGAGAAACGCGGCTATTCTACTTGGAATATTGCCCCGGAAATCAAAGGCTATTCCCTGGACGGCAATGTGCTCACCATGCCCAGAGGATTCACCCGGCAACTGGTGGGGATTCTCAAGAGTGCCGGGGTGCAATATAGGATAGAGGATCACCGGCGCACCTTGCCAGAGGTTGATTTTACCTTTCATGGGCAGCTTAAAGACTTCCAGAAAGAGGCCGTGGAACAAATGTTCAACCGTGACTTCGGCACCCTTGCAGCGCCTACCGGATCAGGAAAGACGGTTATGGCCCTGGCGATGATTGCTCGGCGGCGGCAACCGGCTTTAGTGGTGTGTCATACCAAGGAACTGCAAGAGCAATGGATAAGCCGGATTGAAACCTTTTTGGGAATCCCGGCTAACGAGATAGGGCGGATCGGGGGCGGCAAGAATCAAGTGGGGGGAAAGATCACCGTGGCCCTGGTTCAGAGCCTTTATAAAGTGGCCACAAATGTAGCCAGTCACTTCGGGCACCTGGTGATAGATGAATGTCACAGAGCCCCCAGCCGAACCTTTACCGAGTGTGTCACGACCTTTGACTCAAAATTCATGACCGGATTGTCTGCTACCCCGTGGAGAAGGGACAAACTCTCCCGGCTGATATTTTGGAGCTTGGGCGATCTGGTGCATGAGGTTGACAAGGCCGCATTGGTGGAAGCCGGTCACGTCTTACAAGCCGATGTTGTTTGGAGAGAGACAGATTTCCGGCCCTTCCATGATGCAAGTGCAGAGTATAGCAAGATGCTGAGTGAACTAACCCAGGACCCGGGCCGTAATGCCTTGATTGCCTCAGACGTAGCAAAGGAAGTGGGGAACGGCGGCGGCGTGTGTTTGGTACTGACAGACCGTAAAGCCCATTGCGAAACGCTGGCGGGCGTCCTGGTGGCCCGTGGCATTGCCGCGACTGTTCTTACCGGGGATATGCCCACAAAGGAACGTCAAGCCGTGGTGGAAGCCCTGAACGCCGGTCACGTCAAGGTCCTGGTGGCAACGGGGCAACTCATTGGTGAGGGCTTCGATTGCCGCGAGCTCTCCACGCTCTTCCTGGCGACTCCTATCAAGTTTAATGGCCGTCTCCTACAGTACCTGGGGCGGGTGCTCCGGCCGGCACCCGGGAAGGATAAGGCAAAAGTCTATGATTACGCGGACCCGGTTGGAGTGCTTGAGTGTGCGGCCCGGTCACGGCAACGGGTTTATCAAGCCCAGGAGAGAGCGGCATGA